One genomic window of Pseudomonas aeruginosa includes the following:
- the norC gene encoding nitric oxide reductase subunit NorC: protein MSETFTKGMARNIYFGGSVFFILLFLALTYHTEKTLPERTNEAAMSAAVVRGKLVWEQNNCVGCHTLLGEGAYFAPELGNVVGRRGGEEGFNTFLQAWMKIQPLNVPGRRAMPQFHLSEGQVDDLAEFLKWSSKIDTNQWPPNKEG, encoded by the coding sequence GAACATCTATTTCGGCGGGAGTGTGTTCTTCATCCTGCTGTTCCTGGCCCTGACCTACCACACCGAGAAAACCCTGCCCGAGCGCACCAACGAGGCCGCGATGAGCGCCGCGGTGGTGCGCGGCAAGCTGGTCTGGGAGCAGAACAACTGCGTCGGCTGCCACACCCTGCTCGGGGAGGGCGCCTACTTCGCGCCGGAGCTGGGCAACGTGGTCGGACGCCGTGGCGGCGAGGAGGGCTTCAACACCTTCCTCCAGGCCTGGATGAAGATCCAGCCGCTGAACGTGCCGGGCCGCCGCGCCATGCCGCAGTTCCATCTCAGCGAGGGCCAGGTCGACGACCTGGCCGAGTTCCTCAAGTGGAGCTCGAAGATCGATACCAACCAATGGCCGCCGAACAAGGAGGGTTGA
- the norB gene encoding nitric-oxide reductase subunit NorB: MMSPNGSLKFASQAVAKPYFVFALILFVGQILFGLIMGLQYVVGDFLFPAIPFNVARMVHTNLLIVWLLFGFMGAAYYLVPEESDCELYSPKLAWILFWVFAAAGVLTILGYLLVPYAGLARLTGNELWPTMGREFLEQPTISKAGIVIVALGFLFNVGMTVLRGRKTAISMVLMTGLIGLALLFLFSFYNPENLTRDKFYWWWVVHLWVEGVWELIMGAILAFVLVKITGVDREVIEKWLYVIIAMALISGIIGTGHHYFWIGVPGYWLWLGSVFSALEPLPFFAMVLFAFNTINRRRRDYPNRAVALWAMGTTVMAFLGAGVWGFMHTLAPVNYYTHGTQLTAAHGHMAFYGAYAMIVMTIISYAMPRLRGIGEAMDNRSQVLEMWGFWLMTVAMVFITLFLSAAGVLQVWLQRMPADGAAMTFMATQDQLAIFYWLREGAGVVFLIGLVAYLLSFRRGKAAA; the protein is encoded by the coding sequence ATGATGTCGCCCAATGGCTCCCTGAAATTCGCCTCGCAGGCGGTCGCCAAACCCTACTTCGTGTTCGCCCTGATCCTCTTCGTCGGGCAGATCCTGTTCGGCCTGATCATGGGCCTGCAGTACGTGGTCGGCGACTTCCTGTTCCCGGCGATCCCCTTCAACGTCGCGCGCATGGTGCACACCAACCTGCTGATCGTCTGGCTGCTGTTCGGCTTCATGGGCGCTGCCTACTACCTGGTGCCGGAGGAGAGCGACTGCGAGCTGTACAGCCCGAAGCTGGCCTGGATCCTGTTCTGGGTATTCGCCGCCGCCGGCGTGCTGACCATCCTCGGCTACCTGCTGGTGCCCTACGCCGGCCTGGCCAGGCTCACCGGCAACGAACTGTGGCCGACCATGGGCCGCGAGTTCCTCGAACAGCCGACCATCAGCAAGGCGGGCATCGTGATCGTCGCCCTGGGCTTCCTGTTCAACGTCGGCATGACCGTGCTGCGCGGGCGCAAGACCGCCATCAGCATGGTCCTGATGACCGGCCTGATCGGCCTCGCCCTGCTGTTCCTGTTCTCCTTCTACAACCCGGAAAACCTCACCCGCGACAAGTTCTACTGGTGGTGGGTGGTGCACCTGTGGGTGGAAGGCGTGTGGGAACTGATCATGGGTGCGATCCTCGCCTTCGTGCTGGTGAAGATCACCGGGGTCGACCGCGAGGTGATCGAGAAGTGGCTCTACGTGATCATCGCCATGGCGCTGATCAGCGGCATCATCGGCACCGGCCACCACTACTTCTGGATCGGCGTGCCCGGCTACTGGCTGTGGCTCGGCTCGGTATTCTCGGCGCTGGAGCCGCTGCCGTTCTTCGCCATGGTGCTGTTCGCCTTCAACACCATCAACCGCCGCCGCCGCGACTATCCGAACCGCGCGGTCGCACTGTGGGCCATGGGCACCACGGTGATGGCCTTCCTCGGCGCGGGAGTGTGGGGCTTCATGCATACCCTGGCGCCGGTGAACTACTACACCCACGGCACCCAGCTCACCGCCGCCCACGGCCACATGGCCTTCTATGGCGCCTACGCGATGATCGTGATGACCATCATCTCCTACGCCATGCCGCGCCTGCGCGGGATCGGCGAGGCGATGGACAACCGCTCGCAGGTCCTGGAGATGTGGGGCTTCTGGCTGATGACCGTGGCGATGGTGTTCATCACCCTGTTCCTCTCCGCGGCCGGGGTGCTGCAGGTCTGGCTGCAACGGATGCCGGCGGACGGCGCGGCGATGACCTTCATGGCCACCCAGGACCAGCTGGCGATCTTCTACTGGCTGCGCGAAGGCGCCGGGGTGGTGTTCCTCATCGGCCTGGTCGCCTACCTGCTGAGCTTCCGGCGCGGCAAGGCGGCCGCCTGA
- a CDS encoding nitric oxide reductase activation protein NorD: MAFAVELEEWVGAHWHRFITRHASGEFEAARVTLESMRRPLGMLFRALGGAPGVALEATPARRLLLRRTWLQRVAGTCEQAPVSWFNGDSLRLPESLAVYPQAELNRELYRWLALLAASAGPLRHWAQDNQRWARQLLDAYPALRPRYARLVAAHLRQRPSLDDCPAADAELEIALRRALAEPGSVERFPRVERAPWPVPLWLYPGERWTPSASAEDGEEAAAGAGKRQVARSGARKRAERVEERDSERNLLLFRLESLLSWSEHLALDRCSDDEDDPDGARVAEDLDYLSLSRQRTQKGGGLRLDLDLPAADYDDLPLGPGLKLPEWDYRQQRLLSDHVLLQPMRPRGATSASLPAHLEKTALHLRRQFACLRDGRQRLRQQPQGDEIDLDAWLDFQVERRRGGSTQPGLFLEQRSRRRDLACLLLADLSMSTEAYLDDQRRVIDSIVDSLLLFGEALQALGDPFALYGFSSVRRQQVRWQVLKDFDEGYGGEVRGRVLALSPGYYTRMGAAIRRASQVLGGQPQKRRLLLLLSDGKPNDLDRYEGRYGIEDTRQAVIEARSQGLVPFCITIDKEAADYLPYLFGADGFALVERAGQLPERLLQLYRRLRR; this comes from the coding sequence ATGGCCTTCGCCGTCGAGCTGGAGGAATGGGTCGGCGCCCACTGGCACCGCTTCATCACCCGCCATGCCAGCGGCGAGTTCGAGGCGGCGCGGGTGACCCTGGAGAGCATGCGGCGTCCGCTCGGCATGCTCTTCCGGGCGCTCGGCGGCGCACCGGGGGTAGCCCTCGAGGCGACCCCGGCGCGCCGCCTGCTGCTACGCCGCACCTGGTTGCAGCGGGTCGCCGGGACCTGCGAGCAGGCCCCGGTGTCCTGGTTCAACGGCGACAGCCTGCGCCTGCCGGAATCCCTCGCGGTCTATCCGCAGGCCGAGCTGAACCGCGAACTGTATCGCTGGCTGGCGCTGCTGGCGGCCAGCGCCGGGCCGCTGCGGCACTGGGCCCAGGACAACCAGCGCTGGGCGCGGCAGTTGCTCGATGCCTATCCGGCGCTGCGCCCGCGCTACGCCCGGCTGGTCGCCGCGCATCTGCGCCAGCGCCCGTCGCTGGACGATTGCCCGGCGGCAGACGCCGAACTGGAAATCGCCCTGCGCCGCGCGCTTGCCGAGCCGGGCAGCGTCGAGCGCTTCCCGCGAGTCGAGCGGGCGCCCTGGCCGGTGCCGCTGTGGCTGTATCCCGGCGAGCGCTGGACGCCTTCCGCCAGCGCGGAGGACGGCGAGGAAGCGGCCGCCGGCGCCGGCAAGCGCCAGGTCGCCCGCAGCGGAGCGCGCAAGCGCGCCGAGCGCGTCGAGGAGCGCGACAGCGAGCGCAACCTGCTGCTGTTCCGCCTGGAAAGCCTGCTCAGTTGGTCGGAGCACCTGGCCCTGGACCGCTGTAGCGACGACGAGGACGACCCGGACGGCGCGCGCGTCGCCGAAGACCTCGACTACCTGTCGCTGTCGCGCCAGCGCACGCAGAAGGGCGGCGGCCTGCGCCTGGATCTCGACCTGCCGGCCGCCGACTACGATGACCTGCCGCTCGGCCCCGGGCTGAAGCTGCCCGAGTGGGACTATCGGCAGCAGCGCCTGCTGAGCGACCACGTGCTGCTGCAACCGATGCGGCCGCGCGGCGCGACCAGCGCCAGCCTGCCGGCGCACCTGGAGAAGACCGCGCTGCATCTGCGCCGCCAGTTCGCCTGCCTGCGCGACGGCCGCCAACGCCTGCGCCAGCAGCCGCAAGGCGACGAGATCGACCTCGATGCCTGGCTCGACTTCCAGGTCGAGCGGCGCCGCGGCGGTTCCACCCAGCCAGGCCTGTTCCTCGAACAGCGGTCGCGCCGGCGCGACCTCGCCTGCCTGTTGCTGGCGGACCTGTCGATGTCCACCGAAGCCTACCTCGACGACCAGCGGCGAGTGATCGACAGCATCGTCGACAGCCTGCTGCTGTTCGGCGAGGCGTTGCAGGCACTGGGCGACCCCTTCGCGCTGTACGGGTTTTCCTCGGTGCGCCGGCAGCAGGTGCGCTGGCAGGTGCTGAAGGACTTCGACGAAGGCTACGGCGGCGAGGTCCGCGGTCGCGTGCTGGCGCTCTCGCCGGGCTACTACACGCGGATGGGCGCGGCGATCCGCCGGGCCAGCCAGGTGCTCGGCGGGCAGCCGCAGAAGCGTCGCCTGCTGTTGCTGTTGAGCGACGGCAAGCCCAACGACCTGGACCGCTACGAGGGCCGCTACGGCATCGAGGACACCCGCCAGGCGGTGATCGAGGCGCGCAGCCAGGGACTGGTGCCGTTCTGCATCACCATCGACAAGGAGGCGGCGGACTACCTGCCCTACCTGTTCGGCGCCGACGGCTTCGCGCTGGTCGAGCGCGCCGGGCAGTTGCCCGAGCGCCTGCTCCAGCTCTATCGGCGCCTACGCCGCTGA
- the dnr gene encoding transcriptional regulator Dnr produces MEFQRVHQQLLQSHHLFEPLSPVQLQELLASSDLVNLDKGAYVFRQGEPAHAFYYLISGCVKIYRLTPEGQEKILEVTNERNTFAEAMMFMDTPNYVATAQAVVPSQLFRFSNKAYLRQLQDNTPLALALLAKLSTRLHQRIDEIETLSLKNATHRVVRYLLTLAAHAPGENCRVEIPVAKQLVAGHLSIQPETFSRIMHRLGDEGIIRLDGREISILDRERLECFE; encoded by the coding sequence ATGGAATTCCAGCGCGTCCACCAGCAGTTGCTGCAAAGCCACCACCTGTTCGAACCGCTTTCTCCCGTCCAGCTCCAGGAACTGCTCGCCAGCAGCGACCTGGTCAACCTCGACAAGGGCGCCTACGTGTTCCGCCAGGGCGAGCCGGCGCACGCCTTCTACTACCTGATTTCCGGCTGCGTGAAGATCTACCGGCTGACCCCGGAAGGCCAGGAGAAGATTCTCGAAGTGACCAACGAACGCAACACCTTCGCCGAGGCAATGATGTTCATGGACACCCCGAACTACGTGGCCACCGCCCAGGCCGTGGTGCCCAGCCAGCTGTTCCGTTTCTCCAACAAGGCCTACCTGCGCCAGTTGCAGGACAACACCCCGTTGGCCCTGGCCCTGCTGGCCAAGCTCAGCACCCGCCTGCACCAGCGCATCGACGAGATCGAGACGCTTTCCCTGAAGAACGCCACCCACCGCGTGGTGCGCTACCTGCTGACCCTCGCCGCCCACGCGCCGGGGGAGAACTGCCGGGTGGAAATCCCGGTGGCCAAGCAACTGGTGGCCGGTCACCTGTCGATCCAGCCGGAAACCTTCTCGCGGATCATGCACCGCCTCGGCGACGAGGGCATCATCCGCCTCGACGGCCGCGAAATCAGCATCCTCGACCGCGAACGCCTGGAGTGCTTCGAGTGA
- a CDS encoding LysR family transcriptional regulator, which produces MDFRQLRYFVALYEEGHVGRAAERLALSQPALSQQIRQLEQNLDVSLFQRSGKRLLPTVAAHTLYNHAVPLLEGLERAREAMRVFRGQTPRSLAIGVLQTVNASLVPYMVERLHAAQPHLRVQIYELSGIDIERRLLTGNLDIGIGFLPPRQPGLHSVELYEDELQLVIPEEHPLKEFRKVSLAQAAELPMLLLGEEFRARQIWQEQLAAIGRRPRVQAELNHMSGILDSLPQTRFATVLPGKARQMHSNQRLLWKPLSEPRIPLKVGLVYRDAQRQHASVELLRSLLEGVV; this is translated from the coding sequence ATGGATTTTCGCCAACTCCGCTATTTCGTCGCGCTCTACGAGGAAGGCCACGTCGGCCGCGCCGCCGAACGCCTGGCCCTGTCGCAACCGGCCCTCTCGCAGCAGATCCGCCAGTTGGAGCAGAACCTCGACGTCTCGCTGTTCCAGCGCAGCGGCAAGCGCCTGCTGCCGACCGTCGCCGCCCACACCCTGTACAACCATGCGGTACCGCTGCTGGAGGGATTGGAAAGGGCCCGCGAGGCGATGCGCGTATTCCGCGGGCAGACCCCGCGCAGCCTGGCGATCGGCGTACTGCAGACGGTCAACGCCAGCCTGGTGCCGTACATGGTCGAACGCCTGCACGCCGCGCAGCCGCATCTGCGGGTGCAGATCTACGAACTGTCGGGAATCGACATCGAGCGGCGCCTGCTCACCGGCAACCTGGATATCGGCATCGGCTTCCTGCCGCCGCGCCAGCCGGGCTTGCACAGCGTCGAGCTGTACGAGGACGAATTGCAGCTGGTGATCCCCGAGGAACACCCGTTGAAGGAGTTCAGAAAGGTGTCCCTGGCCCAGGCCGCGGAGTTGCCGATGCTGCTGCTCGGCGAAGAGTTCCGCGCGCGCCAGATCTGGCAGGAGCAACTCGCCGCGATCGGCCGGCGGCCGCGGGTGCAGGCGGAACTGAACCACATGAGCGGGATTCTCGACAGCCTGCCGCAGACCCGCTTCGCCACCGTTCTACCGGGCAAGGCACGGCAGATGCACTCGAACCAGCGGCTGCTGTGGAAACCGCTCAGCGAACCGCGCATCCCGCTGAAGGTCGGCCTGGTCTACCGCGACGCGCAACGCCAGCACGCCAGCGTCGAGCTGCTGCGCTCGCTGCTGGAAGGCGTGGTCTGA
- a CDS encoding MOSC domain-containing protein yields the protein MEQIVVNGVFIGKVEETWGGLVSAIDKLPVEQEFWLGHDGLPGDEQADIRHHGGLERALHHYPAEHYRYWRKRHPLNRWQLPAFGENISTYGITEAEVCIGDQFHWGDALLEVSQPRSPCYRQGQRWNLPELPDELQSGGRCGWFYRVLRSGMVTPGDELKLVQRHYPELTVARLLQWYFGDPLEPLGLRQMMACDALSQRWRKTAAKRLSSGVVEDWGPRLRGPSDYREHAS from the coding sequence ATGGAGCAGATAGTCGTAAACGGTGTTTTCATAGGTAAAGTCGAAGAAACCTGGGGCGGATTGGTCAGCGCGATCGACAAGCTGCCGGTCGAGCAGGAGTTCTGGCTGGGCCACGATGGCCTGCCCGGCGACGAACAGGCCGACATCCGCCACCACGGCGGCCTCGAGCGCGCTCTTCATCACTATCCCGCCGAGCACTACCGCTACTGGCGCAAGCGCCACCCGCTGAACCGCTGGCAACTGCCGGCGTTCGGCGAGAACATCTCGACCTACGGCATCACCGAAGCCGAGGTCTGCATCGGCGACCAGTTCCATTGGGGCGATGCCCTGCTGGAAGTCAGCCAGCCGCGTTCGCCCTGCTATCGCCAGGGCCAGCGCTGGAATCTTCCCGAGCTGCCCGACGAATTGCAGAGCGGCGGCCGCTGCGGCTGGTTCTATCGGGTCCTGCGCAGCGGCATGGTGACTCCCGGGGACGAGCTGAAGCTGGTCCAGCGGCATTACCCTGAACTGACCGTCGCCCGCCTGTTGCAGTGGTATTTCGGCGATCCCCTGGAGCCTCTCGGGTTGCGCCAGATGATGGCCTGCGACGCGCTATCCCAGCGTTGGCGCAAGACAGCGGCGAAACGCCTGTCCAGCGGCGTGGTGGAAGACTGGGGGCCGCGCCTGCGCGGACCGTCGGATTACCGGGAGCATGCCTCTTGA
- a CDS encoding aspartate aminotransferase family protein: MADALDSLRLMRTQERPEQVFVRGQGSWLWDSDGRAFLDFTQGLAVNCLGHSPSVLVQALARQARELVSAGPGLLNRPVLALAQRLCLATGSDQAYFLTSGAEANEAAIALARKWGRLHRGGAQRIVSTVNSIHGRTPGTLTACGKPAQHGLEGFARVPFNDLDAMAAAIDEETVAVMLEPVQGDAGVIPATLDYLRGIERLCRQRGVLLILDEVQTGIGRCGALLAEELYGVRADIVTLGKGLGAGVPLSALLARGNACCFEPGDQLGTHHGNALMTAAGLAVLNTVLEPGFLEQVREQGTHLRDGLARVARRYGHGPLRGQGLFWGLPLIGQRAPAVVRAAFGEGLLINAPQPHCLRFSPALTVSRANVDEMLRRLERALARVANRHEEVA, encoded by the coding sequence ATGGCTGATGCGCTGGATAGCCTGCGCCTGATGCGCACCCAGGAACGGCCCGAACAGGTGTTCGTCCGTGGCCAGGGCTCGTGGCTGTGGGACAGCGACGGACGCGCCTTCCTCGACTTTACCCAGGGCCTGGCGGTGAACTGCCTTGGCCACAGTCCCAGCGTGCTGGTCCAGGCCCTGGCCCGGCAGGCGCGGGAGCTGGTCAGCGCCGGCCCCGGCCTGCTCAACCGGCCGGTGCTGGCATTGGCGCAGCGCCTGTGCCTGGCGACCGGCAGCGACCAGGCCTACTTCCTCACCAGCGGCGCCGAGGCCAACGAAGCGGCCATCGCCCTGGCGCGCAAGTGGGGCCGCCTGCATCGCGGCGGCGCGCAACGGATCGTCAGCACTGTCAACAGCATCCATGGACGCACCCCGGGCACCCTGACGGCTTGTGGCAAGCCGGCGCAGCATGGCCTGGAGGGATTTGCCAGGGTGCCGTTCAACGACCTCGACGCCATGGCCGCGGCCATCGACGAAGAGACGGTGGCGGTGATGCTGGAGCCGGTGCAGGGCGATGCCGGGGTGATCCCGGCGACCCTCGACTACCTGCGTGGCATCGAGCGGCTGTGCCGGCAGCGTGGCGTCCTGTTGATCCTCGACGAGGTGCAGACCGGCATCGGCCGCTGCGGCGCGCTGCTGGCGGAGGAACTGTACGGGGTACGCGCCGACATCGTTACCCTCGGCAAGGGCCTCGGCGCCGGGGTGCCGCTGTCGGCGCTGCTGGCGCGTGGCAACGCCTGCTGCTTCGAACCGGGCGACCAGCTTGGCACCCACCACGGCAACGCGTTGATGACCGCTGCCGGGCTGGCGGTACTGAATACCGTGCTGGAGCCGGGTTTCCTGGAGCAGGTGCGCGAGCAGGGCACCCACCTGCGCGATGGCCTGGCCCGTGTCGCGCGTCGCTATGGGCATGGTCCGCTGCGCGGCCAGGGACTGTTCTGGGGGCTGCCGCTGATCGGCCAGCGCGCGCCGGCGGTGGTTCGCGCGGCGTTCGGCGAAGGCCTGCTGATCAACGCGCCGCAGCCGCACTGCCTGCGTTTTTCCCCGGCGCTGACGGTGAGCCGGGCCAACGTCGACGAAATGCTGCGGCGACTGGAACGGGCCCTGGCCCGGGTCGCCAACCGACACGAGGAGGTGGCCTGA
- a CDS encoding type 1 glutamine amidotransferase: MRALVLQHVPFEGSARIGDWIGRHCEHEHVCYLYADAHLPALDSFDLLVVMGGPMSVHDEAQYPWLVAEKRLIRAALDAGKKVLGICLGAQLLAQALGAAVRPGRQAEIGWWPLHRYSQALGSPLGERLPERLMAFHWHGETFDLPAGSVPLYGSAACANQGFIWNEQAIGLQCHLESTAESIEALLDACPQDLQREGAVQSAERIRQGVAHCREVAPVLFLLLDYLAHRPAEIARRA; encoded by the coding sequence ATGCGCGCCCTGGTATTGCAACACGTTCCCTTCGAAGGCAGCGCGCGGATCGGCGACTGGATCGGCCGCCACTGCGAGCACGAGCACGTCTGCTACCTCTACGCCGACGCCCACCTGCCTGCGCTGGACAGCTTCGACCTGCTGGTGGTGATGGGCGGGCCGATGAGCGTCCACGACGAAGCGCAATATCCCTGGCTGGTGGCGGAGAAGCGTTTGATCCGCGCGGCGCTGGATGCCGGCAAGAAGGTCCTCGGCATCTGCCTCGGCGCGCAGCTGCTGGCCCAGGCGCTGGGGGCTGCGGTACGCCCGGGACGCCAGGCGGAGATCGGCTGGTGGCCGCTGCACAGGTACAGCCAGGCGCTGGGCTCGCCGCTGGGCGAGCGCCTGCCGGAACGGCTGATGGCGTTCCACTGGCACGGCGAGACCTTCGACCTGCCGGCCGGCAGCGTGCCGCTCTATGGTTCGGCTGCCTGCGCAAACCAGGGCTTCATCTGGAACGAGCAGGCTATCGGCCTGCAATGTCACCTGGAAAGCACCGCGGAGAGCATCGAGGCGCTGCTCGATGCCTGCCCGCAGGACCTGCAACGGGAAGGGGCGGTGCAGAGCGCCGAGAGGATCCGCCAGGGTGTCGCGCATTGCCGCGAGGTGGCGCCGGTGCTGTTCCTGTTGCTCGATTACCTGGCGCATCGGCCGGCGGAGATCGCACGCCGGGCCTGA
- a CDS encoding helix-turn-helix transcriptional regulator — protein MNDQVLRTQTDRRQLQQIIAGLTEGVILIEPDQRILWANEAALAMHGVDSLEGLGADTGEYRERFRLRYRNNHPLQEGQYPAERLVAGECFSDVVVEVFPAADEDTRWVHRVRGLVLTTPEDKPDCLVLILHDATEWASAEQRFEKTFNANPAPAVICRLSDYRYVKVNVGFLEMTGYARDQVIGRSVYELDVLDQAERRELAVERLGAGETIPQMEASLRVAEGGRKCVVVAGQPIEVGEEACMLFTFTDLEPRKKAEEALRKSEERFAKAFRMAPVPSLVLCGDDLQVLDINQAFSETFGYQAEELLGESTVACGLWQDGGAERLGELLAQSGSVRNVQLRLQHKDRNGLDCLVSAEAVSLNEQDCVLVALLDISDRRRTEMELVHAIETVMQDASWFSRTLIEKLANVRRANAPGTGAELADLTAREREVFDLICQGLADKEIAKELGLAPNTVRNHVATIYAKLDVHSRGEAIVWARERGFAPEPRNGNGRK, from the coding sequence ATGAACGACCAGGTACTGCGTACCCAGACCGACCGCCGCCAGTTGCAGCAGATCATCGCCGGCCTTACCGAAGGGGTGATCCTGATCGAGCCGGACCAGCGCATCCTCTGGGCCAACGAGGCGGCCCTGGCGATGCACGGCGTCGATTCGCTGGAAGGCCTGGGCGCCGATACCGGCGAGTATCGCGAACGCTTTCGCCTGCGCTACCGCAACAATCATCCGCTGCAGGAGGGGCAGTACCCGGCCGAGCGCCTGGTGGCTGGCGAGTGCTTCAGCGACGTGGTGGTGGAAGTGTTTCCCGCCGCCGACGAGGACACCCGCTGGGTGCACCGCGTGCGCGGGTTGGTGCTGACCACCCCCGAGGACAAGCCCGACTGCCTGGTGCTGATCCTCCACGACGCCACCGAGTGGGCCAGCGCCGAGCAGCGCTTCGAGAAGACCTTCAATGCCAACCCGGCGCCGGCGGTGATCTGCCGGCTCAGCGACTACCGCTACGTGAAGGTCAATGTCGGTTTCCTGGAAATGACCGGCTATGCCCGCGACCAGGTGATCGGCCGTTCGGTGTACGAGCTGGACGTACTCGACCAGGCCGAGCGCCGCGAACTGGCGGTGGAGCGTCTGGGCGCCGGCGAGACCATCCCGCAGATGGAGGCGAGCCTGCGGGTGGCGGAGGGCGGACGCAAGTGCGTGGTGGTCGCCGGGCAGCCGATAGAGGTCGGCGAGGAGGCCTGCATGCTCTTCACCTTCACCGATCTCGAACCGCGGAAGAAGGCCGAGGAGGCCCTGCGCAAGAGCGAGGAGCGCTTCGCCAAGGCCTTCCGCATGGCACCGGTGCCGAGCCTGGTGCTGTGCGGCGACGACCTGCAGGTGCTGGACATCAACCAGGCCTTCAGCGAAACCTTCGGCTACCAGGCCGAGGAACTGCTCGGCGAGTCCACCGTCGCCTGCGGGCTGTGGCAGGACGGCGGCGCCGAGCGCCTGGGCGAGCTGCTGGCGCAGAGCGGCAGCGTGCGCAACGTCCAGCTGCGCCTGCAGCACAAGGATCGCAACGGCCTGGACTGCCTGGTCTCGGCCGAGGCGGTGAGCCTCAACGAGCAGGACTGCGTGCTGGTGGCCTTGCTGGACATCAGCGACCGGCGGCGCACCGAAATGGAGCTGGTGCACGCCATCGAGACGGTGATGCAGGACGCTTCCTGGTTCAGCCGCACCCTGATCGAAAAGCTCGCCAACGTTCGCCGCGCCAACGCGCCGGGCACCGGCGCCGAACTGGCCGACCTGACTGCGCGCGAGCGCGAGGTGTTCGACCTCATCTGCCAGGGCCTGGCGGACAAGGAGATCGCCAAGGAACTGGGCCTGGCGCCGAACACCGTGCGCAACCACGTGGCGACCATCTACGCCAAGCTCGATGTCCACAGCCGTGGCGAGGCCATCGTCTGGGCACGCGAACGCGGATTCGCGCCGGAGCCGCGCAACGGCAACGGGCGCAAATAA
- a CDS encoding NAD(P)/FAD-dependent oxidoreductase, which yields MFLQSNEHIGTYYAAVNPELIQPRQALEGDLDCEVLVVGAGFSGLHTALRLVEGGRQVCVIEASRIAWAASGRNGGQALPGWSSDLPPLEADLGYEGARRLWDGMLWAAGEMRELPQRHGFDCDYRVGHLWTAILPRRVGLLYDWQAEANRRWGYEGLRFVAKDELPEWIASERYLAGLYDPHAAHLNPLKLAFGLAAAIERAGGRIHERTRALNYREEGDGYRVRTEHGEIRCAALVLACNAYIDGLDSELSQRMLPVGTYQVATEPLGEERAKSLLPRNCCVTDNQFVLDYFRLTPDHRLLFGGGCTYLGGMPSDIRAATRPYLERVFPQLRGVALEYAWGGHIDCSMRRTPDIGRQGNRYWLQGYSGHGVLPSLAAARAVSDALLGDDETLALYQRLRNPKFPGGQRFAAPLEALGKAYYRLRDLF from the coding sequence ATGTTCCTGCAATCCAACGAGCATATCGGCACTTACTACGCCGCCGTCAATCCCGAACTGATCCAGCCGCGCCAGGCCCTGGAGGGTGACCTCGACTGCGAGGTGCTGGTGGTCGGCGCCGGTTTCAGCGGCTTGCACACGGCGCTGCGGCTGGTCGAAGGCGGACGCCAGGTATGCGTCATCGAAGCCAGCCGGATCGCCTGGGCGGCCTCCGGGCGCAACGGTGGGCAGGCGCTGCCCGGCTGGTCCAGCGACCTGCCGCCGCTGGAGGCCGACCTCGGCTACGAAGGCGCACGCCGTCTCTGGGACGGCATGCTCTGGGCGGCCGGCGAGATGCGCGAGTTGCCGCAGCGACATGGCTTCGACTGCGACTACCGGGTCGGTCACCTATGGACGGCGATCCTGCCGCGCCGGGTCGGCCTGCTCTACGACTGGCAGGCCGAGGCCAACCGTCGCTGGGGCTACGAGGGGCTACGCTTCGTGGCGAAGGACGAGTTGCCCGAATGGATCGCCAGCGAGCGCTACCTTGCCGGTCTCTACGACCCCCACGCCGCACACCTGAATCCGCTCAAGCTGGCGTTCGGCCTGGCCGCCGCCATCGAGCGCGCCGGCGGGCGTATCCACGAGCGGACCCGGGCCCTGAACTATCGCGAGGAGGGCGACGGCTACCGGGTCCGTACCGAGCACGGCGAGATCCGCTGCGCGGCGCTGGTGCTGGCCTGCAACGCCTACATCGACGGGCTGGACAGCGAGCTGTCGCAACGGATGCTGCCGGTGGGCACCTATCAGGTCGCCACTGAGCCGCTCGGCGAGGAACGGGCGAAGTCGTTGCTGCCGCGCAACTGCTGCGTGACCGACAACCAGTTCGTCCTCGACTACTTCCGCCTGACCCCGGACCACCGCCTGCTGTTCGGCGGCGGCTGCACCTACCTGGGCGGCATGCCCAGCGACATCCGCGCCGCCACCCGGCCCTATCTCGAAAGGGTGTTCCCGCAGTTGCGCGGGGTGGCGCTGGAGTATGCCTGGGGCGGGCATATCGACTGCAGCATGCGGCGTACCCCGGACATCGGCCGGCAGGGCAACCGCTACTGGCTGCAAGGCTACTCCGGCCACGGCGTGCTGCCGAGTCTGGCGGCGGCCAGGGCGGTCAGCGACGCGCTGCTCGGCGACGACGAGACCCTGGCGCTCTACCAGCGCCTGCGCAATCCGAAGTTTCCCGGCGGCCAGCGCTTCGCCGCGCCGCTGGAAGCCCTGGGCAAAGCGTATTACCGTTTGCGCGACCTGTTCTGA